A single Pseudomonas brassicacearum DNA region contains:
- a CDS encoding DcrB-related protein, translating into MTYRLNEFQLQLPPSQLLDATINILKFPELGTSLIVSRSLLADGETLQSNLDDQLKRLEKQVQDLRCQPGATVRVGANQEVEAIELRSQFNKGNEKVFQFQLALVLPGTRKMLALSYVKAEKLGDAEAAHWATIKGSLLFDVLA; encoded by the coding sequence ATGACTTATCGCCTCAATGAATTCCAGCTCCAGTTGCCGCCCAGCCAATTGCTGGACGCGACAATCAACATCCTCAAGTTCCCCGAACTGGGCACGTCCCTGATCGTCAGCCGCAGCTTGCTGGCCGACGGCGAGACCCTGCAAAGCAACCTCGACGACCAGCTCAAGCGCCTGGAAAAACAGGTCCAGGACCTGCGCTGCCAACCGGGCGCCACCGTGCGCGTGGGCGCCAACCAGGAAGTCGAAGCCATCGAACTGCGCAGCCAGTTCAACAAAGGCAATGAAAAAGTCTTCCAGTTCCAACTGGCCCTGGTACTGCCCGGGACCCGCAAAATGCTTGCCCTGAGCTATGTGAAAGCCGAGAAACTGGGCGATGCCGAAGCCGCGCATTGGGCGACGATCAAGGGGTCGCTGCTGTTCGACGTCTTGGCTTGA
- a CDS encoding RHS repeat-associated core domain-containing protein → MSDALWAARLGDALNHTSMMADILGGVLEVAANIAITAVATAAVVAATGITVATGGLGCFLLGAVVGAVVGLAMSKTGADKGLSDICEGIGNALFPPTVQANILTGSTNTLTNNIPAARAAGAIESHVAPAGTELEAPEAEPSYLDMAENFFSQMWRPTVAVPAPGAVPKPLDMITCMKHPPMPPQFLAEGSDKVTINGQPAVRSGDRSTCDATVVSAGLISPDVTIGGGSVVVREIRSGKTPGVGLAVTALLMLKGGKGKFLSNLPCMLVGGAASMAVSSAMGAAANAAMGSSNPVHAATGAKVLGDVEEMDFVLPGILPIDWQRFYNSRDERRDGLFGAGWSVPYEVRVEILPHPDGGETLVYSDEQGRRIDMGSIPLGGAVFSAGEGLSVRRHANGELLIESADGLYRLFEPTPANAALLRLNQLGDRNDNRIYLDYDDNGRLAQLRDTFDLTRIALAYDERWPQRVSRIDRQYADQRREVLMHYGYDGQGDLAQVRQSNDQVKRRYAYDAGRRMVEHQLPTGLRCFYEWALVENLDWRVVRHWTDAGDAYTFDYDLAAGTTRITDGLQRISTRRWDSRYQIIEATDALDRTWTFQWNDESQLLGATDPNGGQHQFSYDEAGNLCETRDPLGRSESTLWLEHWALPLAETDAAGNTWQYRYDARGNRIRETDPLGHVTRYRHDAHGQVVEVIDATDKSKTMRWTALGQLSEHTDCSGYTTRLSYCERGLLLSSTDALGERTLFSYDDQGRLLSKQLPDGRTEHYQRDASGQLIGYSDPAGHTTNFQHTLTGQLRVRTDAHGRRVELSYDNYGRLLALTNENGEHYRFAWDAADRLTAQHSLDGSLKRYAYDPLDNVTRVEALAVPGSTELDLSPQAPIIHELERDAMGRLVAKVTADGRTEYRYDALDQVNAITFTSQTGEVQSLGLRYDALGQLITEQGWAGNLEHRYDELGNLTQTLLPDGRWLNRLHYGSGHLHQINLDGQVISDFERDRLHREVLRTQGRLSTRSEYDRSGRLRARQRRQQGQSTLLPPVAQSLFGYDASDQRVERFDSQPEASHRQLLHYDATGRILASQDNLQGQRESFAYDPAANLLDGLGTGQVAHNRLLTYQDKRYRYDGFGRMVEKRSARRGVQRFRYDAEQRLVEVRNDNGSVVKMTYDPLGRRIEKAEYDRHATLLNRTRFTWDALQLLQEHRDSQTSLYIYADDSHEPLARVDGLGEQQKVRYYHNDFNGLPEQLSEADGHTLWRARYQVWGNTAEELREPYYIEEQNLRFQGQYLDRETGLHYNTLRFYDPDIGRFTTPDPIGLAGGLNLYQYAPNPVSWIDPFGLMKCSTPPKGRKVNRTVYRFEEPGRISTTWTAHKWNVASRHRYTAPGLGGVYGANSRKTAMGEVNHWGVDLSTRVLVSKKVQLNNVLDLTRADVRKQLGVSLKSITGNKYTQTHQIGAWAKANGYDGILAPSARNPTGSNLISFAGF, encoded by the coding sequence ATGTCTGACGCACTTTGGGCTGCTCGACTAGGCGATGCACTGAACCACACCTCGATGATGGCCGATATCCTCGGTGGCGTCCTGGAAGTGGCCGCGAACATTGCGATCACCGCGGTGGCGACGGCTGCCGTGGTAGCCGCCACGGGCATTACCGTTGCCACTGGCGGCTTGGGTTGCTTCCTGCTCGGCGCGGTGGTGGGCGCCGTGGTGGGCCTTGCCATGAGCAAGACCGGGGCCGACAAGGGGTTAAGCGATATCTGCGAGGGCATCGGCAACGCCCTCTTCCCGCCCACGGTGCAGGCCAACATCCTCACCGGCTCCACCAACACCTTGACCAACAACATCCCTGCCGCCCGCGCCGCCGGGGCGATCGAGTCCCATGTCGCGCCGGCCGGCACCGAACTTGAAGCACCCGAAGCCGAACCCAGCTACCTGGACATGGCCGAGAATTTCTTCTCGCAGATGTGGCGTCCCACCGTCGCCGTGCCCGCGCCCGGTGCCGTGCCCAAGCCGCTGGACATGATCACCTGCATGAAACACCCGCCAATGCCGCCGCAGTTCCTGGCCGAAGGCTCGGACAAAGTCACCATCAACGGCCAGCCCGCCGTGCGCAGCGGCGACCGCAGCACCTGCGATGCGACCGTGGTGTCGGCCGGGCTGATTTCACCTGACGTGACCATTGGCGGCGGTTCGGTGGTGGTGCGCGAGATCCGCAGCGGCAAGACCCCGGGCGTCGGGCTGGCGGTCACGGCGCTGCTGATGCTAAAGGGCGGCAAGGGTAAATTCCTCAGTAACCTGCCGTGCATGTTGGTCGGCGGTGCGGCGTCGATGGCGGTCAGTAGCGCGATGGGCGCCGCGGCCAACGCCGCGATGGGCTCCTCGAACCCCGTGCACGCCGCCACCGGGGCCAAAGTGTTGGGCGATGTCGAGGAGATGGACTTCGTCCTGCCCGGCATCTTGCCGATCGACTGGCAACGCTTCTACAACAGCCGCGACGAACGCCGCGACGGGTTGTTCGGTGCCGGTTGGAGCGTGCCCTATGAGGTACGCGTCGAAATCCTGCCCCATCCAGACGGCGGCGAAACCCTGGTTTATAGCGACGAACAGGGCCGACGCATCGACATGGGTTCCATCCCGTTGGGCGGCGCCGTGTTCAGTGCCGGTGAAGGCCTCAGCGTGCGACGGCATGCCAACGGCGAGCTGCTGATAGAGAGCGCGGACGGACTGTACCGCTTGTTCGAGCCCACGCCAGCCAATGCAGCGCTGCTGCGCCTGAACCAACTGGGTGACCGCAACGACAACCGTATCTACCTGGACTACGACGACAACGGACGCCTGGCGCAACTGCGTGACACCTTCGACCTGACCCGCATCGCACTGGCGTATGACGAGCGCTGGCCACAACGAGTCAGCCGGATCGACCGCCAATATGCCGATCAACGCCGGGAAGTGCTGATGCACTATGGCTACGACGGCCAGGGCGATCTGGCGCAGGTCCGTCAGTCCAACGATCAGGTAAAACGTCGCTACGCCTACGACGCCGGGCGGCGAATGGTGGAACACCAACTGCCTACCGGGCTTCGCTGTTTCTATGAATGGGCGTTGGTTGAAAACCTGGATTGGCGCGTGGTTCGCCACTGGACCGACGCGGGCGACGCCTACACCTTCGATTACGACCTGGCCGCCGGGACCACGCGCATCACCGACGGCTTGCAGCGCATCAGCACCCGTCGCTGGGATAGCCGCTATCAGATCATCGAAGCCACCGACGCGCTGGATCGCACCTGGACCTTCCAGTGGAACGACGAAAGCCAGTTGCTAGGGGCCACCGACCCCAACGGCGGACAACATCAGTTCAGCTATGACGAAGCGGGCAACCTCTGCGAAACCCGCGACCCGCTAGGGCGCAGTGAGTCAACCCTGTGGCTCGAACACTGGGCCCTGCCCCTGGCTGAAACCGACGCCGCGGGAAATACCTGGCAGTACCGCTATGACGCGCGGGGCAACCGCATCCGCGAAACCGACCCGCTGGGCCACGTCACCCGCTATCGCCACGACGCCCACGGCCAAGTGGTGGAGGTCATCGACGCCACCGACAAAAGCAAGACCATGCGCTGGACGGCGCTTGGGCAACTGAGCGAACACACCGATTGCTCCGGTTACACCACACGGCTGAGCTATTGCGAACGCGGGCTGTTGCTCAGCAGCACCGACGCACTGGGAGAGCGGACGCTTTTCAGCTACGACGACCAGGGGCGACTGCTGAGCAAGCAACTGCCGGACGGGCGCACCGAGCATTATCAGCGTGACGCAAGCGGACAGTTGATCGGCTATAGCGACCCGGCCGGGCACACGACAAATTTCCAACACACCCTAACCGGTCAACTGCGGGTGCGCACCGACGCCCATGGCCGTCGGGTGGAGCTGAGCTACGACAACTACGGGCGCCTGCTGGCCCTGACCAACGAAAACGGTGAGCACTACCGGTTTGCCTGGGACGCCGCCGACCGCTTGACCGCCCAACACAGCCTGGACGGCAGCCTCAAGCGCTACGCCTACGACCCGCTGGACAACGTCACCCGCGTGGAAGCGCTCGCGGTGCCCGGCAGCACCGAGCTGGACCTCTCGCCACAAGCCCCCATCATCCATGAACTGGAGCGCGATGCGATGGGGCGGCTGGTGGCGAAAGTCACCGCAGACGGGCGCACCGAGTACCGCTATGACGCGCTCGACCAGGTCAACGCGATCACCTTCACCAGCCAGACCGGTGAAGTACAAAGCCTGGGCTTGCGTTACGACGCCCTGGGGCAATTGATTACCGAGCAAGGCTGGGCGGGGAACCTCGAACATCGCTATGACGAACTGGGCAACCTGACCCAGACGCTGCTTCCCGACGGTCGTTGGCTGAACCGCCTGCACTACGGCAGCGGTCACCTGCACCAGATCAACCTCGACGGCCAGGTCATCAGCGATTTCGAGCGCGACCGCCTGCACCGCGAAGTGCTGCGCACCCAGGGGCGCCTGAGCACCCGCAGCGAATACGACCGCAGTGGCCGCCTGCGGGCCCGCCAGCGCCGGCAACAGGGTCAATCCACGCTGCTGCCGCCTGTGGCGCAATCGCTGTTTGGCTATGACGCCAGCGATCAGCGGGTGGAGCGCTTCGACAGCCAGCCCGAAGCGTCCCATCGCCAATTGCTGCACTATGACGCCACCGGCCGCATTCTCGCCAGCCAGGACAACCTTCAAGGCCAGCGTGAAAGCTTCGCCTATGACCCGGCCGCCAACCTGCTGGACGGGCTGGGCACAGGCCAGGTCGCGCATAACCGCTTGTTGACCTACCAGGACAAGCGCTACCGCTATGACGGTTTCGGTCGCATGGTGGAAAAACGCAGCGCCCGCCGTGGCGTCCAGCGTTTTCGCTACGATGCTGAACAGCGCCTGGTGGAAGTGCGCAACGATAACGGCTCGGTCGTAAAAATGACTTATGACCCGTTGGGTCGACGCATCGAAAAAGCCGAGTACGACCGCCACGCCACGCTGCTCAACCGCACCCGTTTCACCTGGGATGCGCTGCAACTTTTGCAGGAACACCGCGACAGCCAGACCAGCCTCTACATCTACGCCGACGACAGCCACGAACCCCTGGCGAGGGTCGACGGCCTGGGCGAGCAACAGAAGGTCCGCTACTACCACAACGACTTCAACGGCCTGCCCGAACAGCTCTCGGAAGCCGACGGCCACACACTCTGGCGAGCTCGTTACCAAGTGTGGGGCAACACGGCCGAAGAGTTGCGCGAACCGTATTACATCGAAGAGCAGAACCTGCGCTTCCAAGGCCAATACCTGGACCGCGAAACCGGGCTGCACTACAACACCCTGCGTTTCTACGACCCGGACATCGGCCGCTTCACCACACCGGACCCGATCGGTTTGGCCGGTGGGCTGAACCTCTACCAGTACGCGCCGAACCCGGTGAGTTGGATCGACCCCTTCGGGTTGATGAAATGCTCGACGCCGCCCAAGGGGCGCAAGGTCAACCGAACGGTGTATCGCTTTGAAGAGCCAGGGCGGATCAGCACGACGTGGACAGCGCACAAGTGGAACGTCGCCTCCAGACACCGTTACACCGCCCCCGGCCTGGGTGGCGTCTATGGCGCCAACTCACGCAAGACCGCCATGGGCGAAGTCAATCACTGGGGCGTGGACCTGTCCACACGGGTGCTGGTGAGCAAGAAAGTGCAGCTCAACAACGTCCTGGACCTGACCCGGGCCGATGTTCGCAAGCAATTGGGGGTTTCCCTCAAGAGCATTACCGGCAACAAATACACCCAGACCCATCAAATCGGCGCCTGGGCCAAGGCTAATGGCTATGATGGGATCCTGGCACCGTCGGCGCGAAACCCGACCGGCAGCAACTTGATTTCCTTTGCAGGTTTTTAA
- a CDS encoding DUF6124 family protein translates to MFKVTPNPPEADRTSASTKSKTKKQDEAEKRALDYYLLPKPEKSEDASKPDQLFTVAKNADNECLLANLSENLASADAMISNLAFDLEGPRRHIALGIQQLIELSSMLASRVLDNVDPR, encoded by the coding sequence ATGTTCAAAGTTACACCGAATCCTCCCGAAGCAGATCGCACCTCTGCGTCCACTAAATCCAAAACGAAGAAACAAGACGAAGCAGAAAAGCGCGCCTTGGATTACTACCTACTACCGAAACCGGAAAAGTCCGAAGATGCATCCAAACCGGACCAACTATTCACCGTGGCAAAAAACGCCGACAACGAATGCCTGCTCGCCAACCTCAGCGAAAACCTGGCGTCCGCCGACGCGATGATCAGCAACCTCGCCTTCGACCTGGAAGGCCCCCGCCGCCACATTGCCCTCGGCATCCAGCAACTGATCGAACTGAGTTCAATGCTGGCCAGCCGTGTGCTGGATAACGTCGATCCTCGCTAA
- a CDS encoding RHS repeat-associated core domain-containing protein — MSDALWAARLGDALNHTSMMADILGGVLEVAANIAITALATAAVVAATGITVATGGLGCFVLGLVVGTVVGLAMSKTGADKGLSNLCEGIGNALFPPTVQANILTGSKDTVTNNIPSARAAGAVVSHVAPAGTELDMPEPEEEPSYLDMAGEFFSQMWRPTVATPAPGAVPKPEDLVICTKHPPMPPQFMAEGSDKVTINGQPAVRSGDRSTCDATVVSAGLISPDVTIGGGSVVVREIRSGKTPGVGLAVTALLMLKGGKGKFFSKLPCMLVGGAVSMAASSAANAAANAAMGSSNPVHAATGAKVLGGDEDLDFVLPGILPIDWQRVYNSRDERHDSLFGAGWSVAYEVQVQILPHPEGGETLVYTDEQGRPIDMGSIPLGGAVFSAGEGLAVRRHVNGQLLIESDDGLYRLFQPSPANPSHLRLSQLGDRNDNRIHLDYDDAGRLVRLRDTFDLVQVELIRAGECVTHIERLYPDQSREVLVSYAYDAANTLAEVRDATGQVQRRFSYDAGQRMVEHQLPSGLHCFYEWALIDDQEWRVVRHWTDEGDAYQFDYDLKAGTTRISDSLQRVSTRHWNSQHQITQFSDNLGQTWLFEWNDERQLLSATDPQGGQYTFSYDDAGNLISETDPLGRSESTLWLEHWALPLVDTDAAGHSWKYRYDQRGNCTAETDPLGHITHYRYDAHGQVVEIIDATGKSKKLRWNPFGQLVEHVDCSGYPTRFSYDARGYLHTITDALGERTQFRYDAQGRLLSSQLPDGRTEHYQRDTAGLLTGYTDPAGHTTLYQHNRRGQVRQRTDAQGRQVQFAYDSFGRLQALTNENGESYRFAWDIGDRLTEQQDLDGSAKRYDYDRLDNVAAVTAMPAPYGTGLALIPETPPAPIVHRLERDAVGRLIAKVTDDGRTEYRYDPLDQLTAVTFTDLQGNAQTLSFAYDATGQLLAENSAAGSLQHHYDELGNLIQTQLPDGRWVNRLYYGSGHLHQINLDGQVISDFERDRLHREVLRTQGQISTRSEYDRSGRLRARQRRHSSQPSLLPAAVQKHFEYDPADNLIGKLDQQPAAQQRQLLHYDATGRIIATQDSLHGQRETFTYDAAANLLDGPAPGVGLVVHNKLLTYQDKRYRYDAFGRMIEKRSAKRGVQHFAYDAESRLIEVRNDNGSVVKMAYDPLGRRIEKTEHDSNGYPLGETRFTWDGLRLLQEHRHQQTSLYLYEDDGYEPLARVDGSGPLQKIRYYHNDLNGLPEQLTEADGHNVWQATYRVWGNTLEEVREPYYIEEQNLRFQGQYLDRETGLHFNTFRFYDPDVGRFTTPDPIGLNGGLNFYAYSPNPFGWIDPLGLSCRLNSVGRTPGKSSRTGKAVIARMRAEGKIIGTGKNMRFQSTDKKWYSIKDADMAHKTDAVKYWNSKGGFHGAKTKEVRGWMRDPDNYELEYYSHNRSKGALLTDRYRDPGDFIGPAEKPIY; from the coding sequence ATGTCTGACGCGCTCTGGGCGGCCCGCCTGGGCGATGCACTCAACCACACTTCAATGATGGCCGACATCCTCGGCGGCGTATTGGAGGTGGCGGCCAACATCGCGATCACCGCCCTGGCGACCGCCGCCGTGGTCGCGGCCACGGGCATCACCGTCGCCACTGGCGGCCTGGGTTGCTTCGTCCTGGGCCTGGTGGTGGGCACCGTTGTCGGCCTGGCCATGAGCAAGACCGGGGCCGACAAAGGCCTGAGCAATTTATGCGAGGGCATCGGCAACGCCCTCTTTCCGCCCACGGTGCAGGCCAACATCCTCACCGGATCCAAGGACACCGTCACCAACAACATCCCCTCGGCCCGCGCCGCTGGCGCTGTGGTTTCCCATGTCGCGCCGGCCGGCACCGAACTGGACATGCCCGAGCCGGAAGAAGAACCCAGCTACCTGGACATGGCCGGGGAATTCTTCTCACAGATGTGGCGCCCCACCGTCGCAACGCCAGCTCCCGGCGCCGTGCCCAAGCCGGAAGACTTGGTGATCTGCACCAAGCACCCACCCATGCCACCGCAGTTCATGGCCGAAGGTTCGGACAAAGTCACCATCAACGGCCAGCCCGCCGTGCGCAGCGGCGACCGCAGCACCTGCGATGCGACCGTGGTGTCGGCCGGGCTGATTTCTCCTGACGTGACCATTGGCGGCGGTTCGGTGGTGGTGCGCGAGATCCGCAGCGGCAAGACCCCGGGCGTGGGCCTTGCAGTCACCGCGCTGCTGATGCTCAAGGGCGGCAAGGGCAAGTTCTTCAGCAAACTGCCGTGCATGCTGGTGGGCGGCGCGGTGTCCATGGCCGCCAGCAGTGCGGCGAACGCGGCCGCCAACGCCGCCATGGGTTCGTCGAACCCGGTGCATGCCGCCACGGGCGCCAAAGTATTGGGCGGTGACGAGGACCTGGATTTCGTCTTGCCCGGCATCCTGCCGATTGACTGGCAGCGCGTGTACAACAGCCGCGACGAACGCCACGACAGCCTGTTCGGCGCCGGCTGGAGCGTCGCCTACGAAGTCCAGGTGCAAATCCTGCCCCACCCCGAGGGCGGCGAAACCCTGGTCTACACCGACGAACAAGGCCGGCCCATCGACATGGGTTCCATCCCCTTGGGCGGCGCGGTATTCAGTGCCGGCGAAGGCCTGGCCGTGCGTCGCCACGTGAACGGGCAATTGCTGATCGAAAGCGACGACGGCCTATACCGCTTGTTCCAACCTTCGCCAGCCAACCCTTCGCACCTGCGCCTGAGCCAACTGGGCGACCGCAACGACAACCGCATCCACCTCGACTACGACGACGCCGGACGCCTGGTGCGGCTGCGCGACACCTTCGACCTGGTGCAAGTCGAGCTGATCCGCGCAGGCGAATGCGTCACCCACATCGAACGCCTCTACCCCGACCAATCGCGGGAAGTGCTGGTCAGCTACGCCTACGACGCGGCGAACACCCTCGCCGAAGTGCGCGACGCCACCGGCCAGGTGCAACGGCGCTTCAGCTACGACGCCGGGCAGCGGATGGTCGAGCACCAGTTGCCCAGCGGCCTGCATTGCTTCTACGAATGGGCCCTGATCGACGACCAGGAATGGCGCGTGGTCCGGCACTGGACCGACGAAGGCGACGCCTACCAGTTCGACTATGACCTCAAGGCTGGCACCACCCGCATCAGCGACAGCCTGCAACGCGTCAGCACCCGGCACTGGAACAGCCAGCACCAGATCACCCAGTTCAGCGACAACCTCGGCCAGACCTGGTTGTTCGAATGGAACGACGAGCGCCAGTTGCTCAGCGCTACCGATCCACAGGGCGGCCAGTACACATTCAGCTACGACGACGCCGGCAACCTGATCAGCGAAACCGACCCGTTGGGCCGCAGCGAATCCACCCTCTGGCTCGAACACTGGGCCCTGCCGCTGGTGGACACCGACGCCGCCGGCCACAGCTGGAAATACCGCTACGACCAACGCGGCAACTGCACGGCGGAAACCGACCCGCTGGGCCACATCACCCACTATCGCTACGACGCCCACGGTCAGGTCGTGGAAATCATCGACGCCACCGGCAAGAGCAAAAAGCTGCGCTGGAACCCGTTTGGCCAATTGGTGGAACATGTGGATTGCTCGGGTTACCCGACGCGTTTCAGCTACGACGCACGCGGTTACCTGCACACCATCACCGACGCCCTCGGCGAGCGCACCCAATTCAGGTACGACGCCCAGGGGCGCCTGCTCAGCAGCCAATTGCCGGACGGTCGCACCGAGCACTACCAGCGCGACACCGCAGGCTTACTCACCGGCTACACCGACCCGGCCGGGCACACCACGCTCTACCAACACAACCGCCGCGGCCAGGTCCGCCAACGCACAGACGCCCAAGGCCGGCAGGTGCAGTTCGCCTACGACAGCTTCGGCCGGCTGCAAGCACTGACCAATGAGAATGGCGAGAGCTATCGGTTTGCCTGGGATATCGGGGATCGGTTGACCGAACAACAAGACCTGGACGGCAGCGCCAAGCGCTACGACTACGACCGCCTCGACAACGTCGCGGCAGTGACGGCGATGCCTGCGCCGTACGGCACAGGCCTGGCGCTCATTCCCGAAACACCGCCGGCCCCCATCGTCCATCGCCTGGAACGCGACGCCGTGGGCCGCCTGATCGCCAAAGTCACCGACGACGGCCGCACCGAATACCGCTACGACCCGCTGGACCAACTCACCGCCGTCACTTTCACCGACCTGCAGGGCAACGCGCAAACCCTGAGCTTCGCCTACGATGCCACCGGCCAGCTGCTCGCCGAAAACAGCGCCGCCGGCAGCCTGCAACACCACTACGACGAACTCGGCAACCTGATCCAGACCCAACTGCCCGATGGTCGCTGGGTCAACCGCCTGTACTACGGCAGCGGCCACCTGCACCAGATCAACCTCGACGGCCAGGTCATCAGCGACTTCGAACGCGACCGCCTGCACCGCGAAGTGCTGCGCACCCAAGGGCAGATCAGCACCCGCAGCGAATACGACCGCAGCGGCCGCCTGCGCGCACGGCAACGCCGTCACAGTAGCCAACCCTCGCTGTTGCCAGCGGCGGTGCAAAAACACTTCGAGTACGACCCCGCCGACAACCTCATCGGCAAACTCGACCAACAACCCGCCGCACAACAGCGCCAGCTCCTGCACTACGACGCCACCGGCCGCATCATCGCCACCCAGGACAGCCTGCACGGCCAGCGCGAAACCTTCACCTACGACGCCGCCGCCAACCTGCTGGACGGCCCGGCCCCCGGCGTAGGATTGGTGGTGCACAACAAACTGCTGACCTACCAGGACAAGCGCTACCGCTACGACGCCTTCGGCCGGATGATCGAAAAACGCAGCGCCAAACGTGGCGTGCAGCACTTCGCCTACGACGCCGAAAGCCGCTTGATCGAGGTGCGCAACGACAACGGCAGCGTCGTTAAAATGGCCTACGACCCGCTGGGCCGGCGCATCGAAAAAACCGAACACGACAGCAATGGTTACCCGCTGGGCGAAACTCGCTTCACCTGGGACGGCCTGCGCCTGTTGCAGGAACACCGCCACCAGCAAACCAGCCTGTACCTCTACGAAGACGACGGCTACGAACCCCTGGCCCGCGTCGACGGCAGCGGCCCGCTGCAAAAGATCCGCTACTACCACAACGACCTCAACGGCCTGCCGGAACAACTCACCGAAGCCGACGGACACAATGTGTGGCAGGCGACGTATCGGGTGTGGGGCAATACGCTGGAGGAAGTGCGCGAGCCGTATTACATCGAAGAGCAGAATCTGCGGTTCCAGGGGCAGTACCTGGACCGGGAAACCGGGCTGCATTTCAATACGTTCAGGTTTTATGATCCGGATGTGGGGCGGTTTACCACGCCGGATCCGATTGGGTTGAACGGTGGTCTGAATTTTTACGCCTACAGTCCCAACCCCTTTGGATGGATCGATCCATTGGGTCTATCTTGTCGCCTGAACTCTGTAGGCAGAACCCCTGGGAAGAGCAGCCGTACCGGCAAAGCGGTGATCGCGCGGATGAGAGCCGAAGGTAAAATAATCGGCACCGGGAAAAACATGAGATTCCAGAGCACCGACAAGAAATGGTATTCCATTAAAGACGCCGACATGGCTCATAAAACGGATGCCGTTAAATACTGGAACTCCAAAGGCGGTTTCCATGGGGCTAAAACCAAAGAAGTGAGGGGATGGATGCGCGACCCTGACAATTATGAGCTGGAATATTATTCCCATAACCGCTCCAAAGGCGCGCTCCTGACGGATCGATATAGGGACCCCGGCGATTTTATTGGTCCCGCAGAAAAGCCCATTTACTAG
- a CDS encoding tetratricopeptide repeat protein, which produces MKDLADKSPTLADEIMRIMASGNELDEQNKKNEAQALYQKAWELLPEPKLEWTPLSAWVTGSFFNLHFDNGDFEAAKDWAQKTLNGRESDIDTGPLINLGMVYFELGDHAQAYRYFDDAYSFGKARAFQERPKKYLKFYLEKKA; this is translated from the coding sequence ATGAAAGACTTGGCAGATAAAAGCCCGACGCTGGCAGACGAAATAATGCGCATCATGGCGTCGGGTAATGAGCTCGATGAGCAAAACAAAAAAAATGAAGCTCAAGCCCTGTACCAAAAAGCTTGGGAATTGCTTCCTGAACCGAAGCTGGAATGGACACCTTTGTCAGCCTGGGTCACAGGTTCTTTTTTCAACCTGCATTTTGACAATGGGGATTTCGAGGCTGCTAAAGACTGGGCACAAAAGACCTTGAATGGCCGGGAATCGGATATCGATACAGGGCCGCTGATTAACCTGGGAATGGTCTATTTTGAGCTGGGAGACCACGCGCAGGCTTATAGGTACTTTGATGACGCCTACAGCTTCGGCAAAGCTCGAGCCTTTCAAGAAAGACCCAAAAAATATCTGAAGTTTTACTTGGAAAAAAAGGCCTGA